A single region of the Enterococcus mundtii genome encodes:
- a CDS encoding CTP synthase, producing MTKYIFVTGGVVSSIGKGIVAASLGRLLKNRGLKVTIQKFDPYINVDPGTMSPYQHGEVFVTDDGAETDLDLGHYERFIDINLNKYSNVTTGKIYSEVLRKERKGEYLGATVQVIPHITNEIKEKIMRAAKMTDSDIIITEVGGTVGDIESLPFLEALRQMKADVGSDNVMYIHTTLIPYLKAAGEMKTKPTQHSVKELRGLGIQPNILVVRTEQPVSQDVKNKLAQFCDVEPEAVIESPDVDTLYSIPLLLQSQGMDRIVCDHLKLSTPEADMTEWKALENRVLNLKKKVRIALVGKYVELPDAYISVVEALKHSGFAFDADIELDWVKAHELTSENVDERLKEADGILVPGGFGDRGIEGKIEAIRYARENDVPFLGICLGMQMACVEFARNVVGLEDAASAETIPETANNIIDLMADQENIENLGGTLRLGLYPCKVKKGTTTATAYDGAEVVQERHRHRYEFNNKYRQQFEEHGLVFSGVSPDNRLVEIVEITDKKFFVGCQFHPELISRPNRPQKLIKAFVGASLTERESK from the coding sequence ATGACAAAATACATTTTTGTGACAGGCGGCGTGGTTTCATCGATTGGTAAAGGGATCGTAGCAGCATCTTTAGGCCGTTTGTTGAAAAATCGTGGATTGAAAGTAACGATCCAAAAATTTGATCCATACATCAACGTGGACCCAGGAACAATGAGTCCATACCAACACGGAGAAGTTTTCGTTACAGATGATGGAGCAGAAACGGATTTGGACTTAGGCCACTACGAACGTTTTATTGACATCAACTTGAACAAATACTCCAATGTGACGACAGGAAAAATTTATTCAGAAGTCTTGCGTAAAGAACGTAAAGGGGAGTACTTAGGCGCAACTGTCCAAGTGATTCCGCATATTACGAATGAAATCAAAGAAAAAATCATGCGTGCAGCTAAAATGACTGACTCAGATATCATTATTACAGAGGTCGGCGGCACAGTTGGGGATATTGAATCACTGCCATTCTTAGAAGCATTGCGTCAAATGAAAGCTGATGTTGGCTCTGATAACGTGATGTATATCCATACAACGTTGATTCCTTATTTAAAAGCGGCTGGTGAAATGAAAACTAAACCAACACAACATAGCGTGAAAGAGTTACGTGGATTAGGTATCCAACCAAACATCTTAGTCGTGCGCACAGAGCAACCAGTATCTCAAGATGTCAAAAATAAATTGGCACAATTTTGTGACGTTGAACCAGAAGCAGTAATCGAATCACCAGACGTAGATACACTATATTCAATCCCGTTATTATTGCAATCACAAGGAATGGATCGGATCGTTTGTGATCATTTGAAGCTTTCAACACCAGAAGCAGATATGACCGAATGGAAAGCATTAGAAAATCGTGTCTTGAACTTGAAGAAAAAAGTTCGCATTGCTTTAGTAGGGAAATATGTTGAATTACCTGATGCGTATATCTCAGTTGTTGAAGCATTGAAACACTCAGGTTTTGCGTTTGATGCGGATATCGAATTGGATTGGGTAAAAGCCCATGAGTTAACGAGTGAAAATGTGGATGAACGATTGAAAGAGGCCGATGGGATCTTAGTACCAGGTGGTTTTGGTGATCGAGGAATCGAAGGGAAAATCGAAGCCATTCGTTATGCTCGTGAAAATGATGTCCCATTCTTAGGAATTTGTTTAGGGATGCAAATGGCGTGTGTTGAATTTGCACGTAACGTTGTAGGTCTAGAAGACGCTGCTTCAGCAGAAACGATTCCAGAAACTGCAAACAACATCATCGACTTGATGGCAGATCAAGAAAACATTGAAAATCTTGGTGGAACATTACGTTTAGGGCTTTACCCATGTAAAGTCAAAAAAGGCACGACTACTGCTACAGCTTATGATGGGGCAGAAGTGGTTCAAGAACGTCATCGTCATCGCTATGAATTCAACAATAAATACCGTCAACAATTTGAAGAACATGGCTTAGTCTTCTCAGGTGTATCTCCAGACAATCGTTTAGTTGAGATCGTTGAGATCACAGATAAGAAATTCTTTGTTGGTTGTCAATTCCATCCAGAATTGATTTCACGTCCAAACCGTCCGCAAAAATTGATCAAAGCATTTGTTGGTGCTTCGTTAACGGAACGCGAATCAAAATAA
- the glnA gene encoding type I glutamate--ammonia ligase, whose translation MVKKQITGEEIKRIIEDENVRFLRLMFTDILGTIKNVEVPVSQIDKVLENKMMFDGSSIEGFVRIEESDMYLYPDLSTWMIFPWESDHGKVARLICDIYNPDGTPFAGDPRGNLKRSLNDMKKLGFTSFNLGPEPEFFLFKLDEDGGITTTLNDKGGYFDFAPTDLGENCRRDIVLELESLGFEVEASHHEVAPGQHEIDFKYADVVDACDNIQTFKLVVKTIARKHGLHATFMPKPLFGINGSGMHCNMSLFNEDGNAFYDKDGDLELSQTAYHFLGGLLKHARAYTAVCNPTVNSYKRLVPGYEAPVYVAWSGRNRSPLVRVPESRGLSTRLELRSVDPAANPYLAMAVLLQAGLDGIRNELTPPPAVDRNIYVMNEEEREEAQIQDLPSTIHNAIKELRKDKVMIDALGNHIFANFVEAKRLEWAAFRQTVSEWEREQYLELY comes from the coding sequence ATGGTAAAGAAACAAATCACAGGCGAAGAAATTAAACGAATCATTGAGGATGAGAACGTACGCTTTTTACGTTTGATGTTTACAGATATATTAGGAACAATCAAAAATGTTGAAGTTCCAGTGAGTCAAATCGACAAAGTACTTGAGAATAAAATGATGTTTGATGGTTCTTCGATTGAAGGATTTGTCAGAATCGAAGAAAGTGATATGTACTTGTATCCTGATCTTTCTACTTGGATGATTTTCCCATGGGAAAGCGACCACGGCAAAGTGGCGCGCCTGATTTGTGACATTTATAATCCAGATGGTACTCCATTTGCTGGTGACCCTCGTGGCAATCTGAAACGTTCATTAAATGATATGAAAAAACTTGGCTTTACCTCATTCAACTTAGGGCCTGAACCAGAATTCTTCTTGTTCAAATTAGATGAAGATGGTGGCATCACTACGACGTTGAATGACAAAGGTGGTTACTTTGATTTTGCACCAACGGATCTAGGCGAAAATTGCCGTCGAGATATCGTATTGGAATTAGAAAGCTTAGGTTTTGAAGTGGAGGCTTCTCACCATGAAGTGGCTCCTGGACAACACGAGATCGACTTCAAATATGCAGATGTCGTGGATGCTTGTGACAATATCCAAACGTTTAAATTAGTCGTGAAAACCATTGCTCGTAAACATGGCTTGCATGCGACTTTCATGCCAAAACCATTATTCGGGATCAACGGTTCTGGAATGCACTGCAATATGTCTTTATTCAATGAAGATGGAAATGCCTTTTACGATAAAGACGGAGATTTAGAATTAAGTCAAACTGCGTATCATTTCTTAGGTGGCTTACTGAAACATGCGCGTGCGTATACAGCGGTCTGCAATCCAACGGTCAACTCTTATAAACGTTTAGTTCCAGGCTACGAAGCACCTGTTTACGTGGCATGGAGTGGACGTAATCGTTCGCCATTGGTACGTGTACCGGAATCTCGTGGTTTATCCACTCGTTTAGAATTACGTTCTGTCGATCCAGCAGCGAACCCATACCTAGCAATGGCTGTTTTACTACAAGCAGGTTTAGATGGTATCCGTAATGAATTGACACCACCACCGGCTGTTGATCGTAACATCTACGTGATGAACGAAGAAGAACGTGAAGAAGCGCAAATCCAAGATCTTCCATCAACGATCCACAATGCCATCAAAGAATTGCGCAAAGACAAAGTGATGATCGATGCGTTAGGCAATCATATCTTTGCAAACTTTGTGGAAGCAAAACGTCTGGAATGGGCTGCCTTTAGACAAACCGTTTCTGAATGGGAAAGAGAACAATATTTAGAGCTTTACTAA
- a CDS encoding type B 50S ribosomal protein L31: protein MKENIHPDYHPVVFLDSTTGFKFLSGSTKTSQETVEWEDGNTYPVIRVEVTSDSHPFYTGRQKFTQADGRVDRFNKKYGLKDENAAE from the coding sequence ATGAAAGAAAATATCCATCCAGATTACCATCCAGTCGTATTTTTGGATTCTACAACTGGTTTCAAATTCTTGTCAGGTTCAACAAAAACTTCACAAGAAACAGTTGAATGGGAAGACGGTAATACATACCCAGTCATCCGTGTCGAAGTAACTTCTGACTCACATCCATTCTACACTGGACGTCAAAAATTCACACAAGCAGACGGACGTGTGGACCGTTTCAACAAAAAATACGGTCTCAAAGACGAAAACGCTGCAGAATAA
- the rho gene encoding transcription termination factor Rho, with amino-acid sequence MSDYLTMAELENKTLKDVYSYAKEFKIPYYSKMNKKELSLAVIRAQAEKQGFYYMEGILDIVGQDGYGFLRPINYGPSVEDIYISASQIRRFSLRNGDKVAGKARPPKESERYYGLMHVESVNGRDPEDAKERPHFPALTPLYPEKQLRLETTPQQIATRMIDIFSPIGFGQRGLIVAPPKAGKTSILKEIANGITENHPEVELIVLLIDERPEEVTDLERSVKGDVVSSTFDLQPQNHTRVSELVLERAMRLVEDKRDVVILMDSITRLARAYNLVVPPSGRTLSGGIDPAALYKPKKFFGAARNIEEGGSLTILATALVDTGSRMDDVIYEEFKGTGNLELQLSRELSERRIFPAIDIKKSGTRKEELLMDSDQLEEIWKLRKHMIGDSLEYTEQLIRFLRKTKNNQQFFKDFQDVSFGKKNPTRNLKR; translated from the coding sequence ATGAGCGATTATTTGACAATGGCCGAACTGGAAAACAAAACACTAAAAGATGTTTACAGTTATGCAAAAGAATTCAAGATTCCTTATTACAGTAAGATGAACAAAAAGGAATTATCCCTAGCTGTTATTCGAGCTCAGGCTGAAAAACAAGGCTTTTACTATATGGAGGGGATTTTAGATATCGTTGGACAAGACGGCTATGGTTTTTTGCGTCCGATCAACTATGGTCCAAGTGTCGAAGATATTTATATCTCTGCCTCCCAAATTCGTCGCTTCAGTTTAAGAAACGGTGACAAAGTAGCTGGTAAAGCAAGACCGCCTAAAGAATCAGAACGATATTACGGATTGATGCACGTTGAAAGTGTCAATGGGAGAGATCCTGAAGATGCGAAAGAGCGCCCGCATTTCCCAGCATTGACGCCGCTTTATCCGGAGAAGCAACTTCGTTTAGAAACGACACCGCAACAAATTGCAACACGCATGATCGATATTTTCTCGCCGATTGGCTTTGGACAACGTGGGTTGATCGTTGCACCGCCGAAAGCAGGAAAAACATCCATCTTAAAAGAAATCGCTAATGGGATCACTGAAAATCATCCAGAAGTGGAGTTGATCGTTCTATTGATCGACGAAAGACCTGAAGAAGTAACCGATCTTGAGCGTAGTGTCAAAGGCGATGTGGTTTCTTCCACATTTGATCTGCAACCACAAAACCACACGCGGGTTTCTGAATTGGTTTTAGAGCGTGCCATGCGTTTAGTTGAAGATAAACGGGATGTCGTCATCTTGATGGACAGTATCACTCGCTTAGCTCGTGCTTATAATCTAGTGGTACCACCAAGTGGTCGTACATTGAGCGGAGGAATCGATCCTGCAGCATTGTACAAACCGAAAAAATTCTTTGGCGCTGCCAGAAATATTGAAGAAGGCGGTAGCTTAACGATTTTGGCTACGGCATTAGTTGATACTGGGAGTCGGATGGATGATGTCATCTACGAAGAATTCAAAGGAACAGGGAACTTAGAATTACAACTATCTCGTGAATTATCAGAACGCCGTATTTTCCCTGCCATCGACATCAAAAAATCAGGTACTCGTAAAGAAGAGTTATTGATGGATAGTGATCAGCTAGAAGAAATCTGGAAACTCCGTAAGCATATGATTGGCGACTCATTAGAATATACGGAACAATTGATCCGTTTCTTGCGAAAAACTAAAAATAACCAACAATTTTTTAAAGATTTCCAAGATGTTTCTTTTGGCAAAAAAAATCCCACAAGAAATTTAAAAAGATAA
- a CDS encoding PTS sugar transporter subunit IIC, translated as MLTKFTEIIERYLAGPMATIANQRHLRAIRDGIIATLPLIIVGSFFLIIAFPPLPPSWGIYQFLSENAATILLPYRMTMYIMSLYATFGIGASLAKTYKLDVVSGGLLATIAFLLTFIPVNIPLEAAEAAGTSGFVLPMANLGGGGMFVGIITSIFAVEVYRLTDKSKFKITMPEQVPPAVARSFEALTPTLIVILVMASISYYIGFDWHTAVSKIVSPLISATDTLPSVLLLIFLITFFWAFGIHGVSIIGSLARPLWLQILESNTTAAAAGEALPNIAAEPFYQWFVWIGGAGCTIGLAILLAFTAKSKYASKLGKAIITPSIFNINEPVIFGVPIVLNPTLIIPFIFAPMVCATIAWFATKLGLVSAVTITAPWTLPGPIGAYLATGGDWRAAVLNILLIILSIFMYYPFVKIYDKNELAKEQALETGTPR; from the coding sequence ATGTTAACAAAGTTTACAGAAATCATTGAGCGTTATTTGGCAGGTCCAATGGCTACAATTGCCAACCAAAGACATTTACGTGCCATACGTGATGGGATCATAGCTACATTGCCACTAATTATCGTCGGTTCGTTTTTCTTGATCATTGCTTTTCCGCCCTTACCGCCCAGTTGGGGGATCTATCAGTTCTTGTCCGAAAATGCAGCAACTATTTTATTACCTTATCGCATGACCATGTATATCATGTCTCTATATGCGACATTTGGCATCGGTGCCAGTTTAGCCAAAACCTATAAACTAGATGTTGTTTCTGGTGGGTTACTCGCTACGATTGCTTTTTTGTTGACCTTTATCCCTGTCAATATTCCTCTTGAGGCTGCGGAAGCTGCTGGTACTTCTGGTTTTGTTTTGCCTATGGCCAATCTTGGCGGTGGTGGGATGTTTGTCGGAATCATTACTTCAATTTTTGCAGTCGAAGTGTATCGTTTGACGGATAAATCGAAATTTAAAATCACAATGCCTGAGCAAGTACCTCCTGCGGTCGCTCGTTCTTTCGAAGCATTAACGCCAACCTTGATCGTGATTTTAGTCATGGCATCGATCAGCTATTACATCGGCTTTGATTGGCACACTGCCGTTTCAAAAATTGTCAGCCCTTTGATCAGCGCAACCGATACGTTGCCGAGTGTCTTGTTGCTGATTTTTCTAATCACTTTTTTCTGGGCATTCGGTATCCATGGCGTATCCATCATTGGTTCACTTGCTCGCCCCTTATGGTTGCAGATCTTAGAATCCAATACAACTGCAGCAGCAGCTGGTGAGGCTTTACCCAATATTGCAGCTGAACCTTTTTATCAATGGTTTGTTTGGATCGGTGGCGCAGGTTGTACGATCGGTTTAGCGATTCTGCTTGCCTTCACAGCCAAATCAAAATATGCTTCAAAATTAGGTAAAGCAATCATCACTCCTTCTATTTTCAATATCAATGAGCCAGTTATCTTTGGCGTACCGATCGTATTGAATCCAACACTGATCATTCCGTTTATCTTTGCTCCAATGGTTTGCGCAACCATCGCTTGGTTTGCGACTAAACTAGGTTTAGTCAGTGCTGTTACCATCACCGCACCATGGACGCTCCCTGGTCCTATTGGTGCTTACTTAGCTACAGGTGGTGACTGGCGGGCAGCCGTATTGAACATTTTATTGATCATTCTTTCCATTTTCATGTATTATCCATTTGTTAAGATTTATGATAAAAATGAATTAGCAAAAGAACAGGCTTTAGAAACTGGAACACCAAGATAG
- a CDS encoding UDP-N-acetylglucosamine 1-carboxyvinyltransferase: MKKIIIEGNRPLTGEVTISGAKNSAVALIPAAILADSPVILEGVPDIQDVHSLIEILEIMGATVRFENNVLEIDPRGVVSVPMPSGKINSLRASYYFMGTLLAKFGEAVVGLPGGCYLGPRPIDLHIKGFEALGAKVTNEHGAMYLRTENKTLNGNRVFMDVISVGATINIMLAAVKANGQTTIENAAREPEIIDVATLLNNMGAKIRGAGTDVIRIEGVEELHGCRHFMIPDRIEAGTYLAVAAAAGNGVKIKNVIYEHLESFIAKLQEIGVSMKISEDEIEVYPSKNLKAANVMTYPYPGFATDLQQPLTPLLLMTTGTAEIVDTIYSKRVNHVPELARMGADISVEGNMIILNGPNKLHGAEVVASDLRAGACLVIAGLMAEGTTTIYNVEYILRGYDHIIEKLTAIGASIKMVEEVEAE, from the coding sequence ATGAAAAAAATAATCATCGAAGGAAATCGTCCATTGACTGGTGAAGTAACGATCAGTGGTGCTAAAAATAGTGCAGTTGCCTTGATACCAGCAGCGATTTTAGCAGATTCTCCTGTGATCTTGGAAGGTGTACCTGACATTCAAGATGTTCATTCATTGATAGAAATTTTAGAAATCATGGGCGCAACTGTCCGTTTTGAAAACAATGTATTAGAAATCGATCCACGTGGTGTCGTTTCAGTACCGATGCCAAGTGGGAAGATCAATAGCTTGCGTGCTTCTTACTATTTTATGGGCACCTTATTAGCTAAATTTGGCGAAGCAGTTGTTGGTCTACCAGGCGGCTGTTACCTTGGTCCGCGTCCAATCGACCTTCATATCAAAGGGTTTGAAGCGTTAGGAGCAAAAGTCACAAATGAACATGGTGCGATGTACTTACGAACAGAAAACAAAACGCTTAATGGAAATCGTGTGTTTATGGATGTGATTTCTGTTGGTGCAACGATCAATATCATGTTAGCAGCAGTGAAAGCAAATGGACAGACGACAATCGAAAATGCGGCGCGAGAACCTGAAATCATTGATGTTGCGACATTATTGAACAATATGGGTGCCAAGATACGTGGAGCAGGTACTGACGTGATTCGTATTGAAGGAGTAGAAGAACTGCATGGCTGCCGCCATTTCATGATTCCTGACCGTATCGAAGCAGGGACTTATTTGGCTGTAGCTGCTGCCGCAGGAAATGGCGTAAAAATCAAGAATGTGATCTATGAGCATCTTGAAAGTTTTATTGCTAAACTTCAAGAAATCGGTGTGAGCATGAAAATCAGTGAAGACGAGATCGAAGTTTATCCTTCAAAGAATTTAAAAGCCGCGAATGTGATGACTTATCCGTATCCAGGTTTTGCCACAGACTTACAACAACCGTTGACACCGTTATTATTGATGACTACTGGAACTGCTGAGATCGTGGATACGATCTATTCGAAGCGAGTGAATCATGTTCCTGAATTAGCACGAATGGGTGCTGATATCTCAGTAGAAGGTAATATGATCATCCTGAATGGGCCGAATAAACTCCATGGCGCTGAAGTTGTTGCTTCAGATCTACGCGCAGGGGCTTGTTTAGTGATTGCAGGATTGATGGCAGAAGGCACGACAACGATTTATAATGTCGAATATATTTTGCGTGGTTATGATCATATCATCGAGAAATTAACAGCAATCGGAGCAAGTATCAAAATGGTGGAGGAAGTGGAAGCCGAATGA
- a CDS encoding M60 family metallopeptidase, with protein MKKSLLFSAALLGIVMFSDITTADEVIHSRDNEKATISAIVQTNQNISTKLELKQSENLNTYRSTILDNPFGPSTNQSTGIYKRGNDVIEIYVDESTDQTQLPTYTVTTPALTSFSEGSANGTQLVKGRNVISGSQVGLIHIRNESGQTAQGKLSIEIKGGIKIPRFILGKTTQQEWTKMIADNPTAVGYELVSDRVLVTGSNRTLQDAKDPETILNAHEKVITFHNQTSGLDGSSAVHRKPVGLFQHLRETIQSGYYMYAFYQHTAYNSTSDAMRAVLNPTTIGQWGIWHELGHTYQLSRMNWKDLTEVTVNIYSLRAEKGLSERSRLERDNRYPTIFNYLNGTGQKQFDDQDIWTKLGMFWQLELAFGEDFYPNLHKMYRNEQRALPTEQDKRQYFVVAASKISGQNLQPFFEKWGIQVTAESRLEMEKLPSLTKKIWEYRDEMTGEVGDIDGGTNNNDKEAPTIPSDLAANEVTSHSVKLTWNPSSDNTKVKGYNVYRNNVKVGTTDKPEYLDENLKSNEVYVYQVSAYDEAGNESAKTGFLTVVTRQEEKDDEAPSIPTGLTQGTVTTNTAQITWTAATDNLRVAGYNIYRDGVKINSVTGLNFTDTNLASNTSYTYQVSAYDGAGNESGKSPAVIIKTNEQNVIQDTWRSDQIYTAGDLVIYNGIQYRAKWWVRGERPDTSQAWEKVDKTQTEEWRTIKAYSGGDRVVYKGKTYEAKWWNTNSNPETSSVWVLK; from the coding sequence ATGAAGAAAAGTTTATTATTTAGCGCTGCACTGTTAGGGATAGTTATGTTTTCTGATATAACTACTGCAGATGAAGTTATTCATTCGAGGGATAATGAAAAAGCTACCATATCTGCAATCGTACAAACAAATCAAAATATTTCTACTAAACTGGAACTCAAACAGAGTGAGAATCTAAATACATATAGATCAACTATTTTAGATAATCCATTTGGTCCGAGTACTAATCAATCGACCGGAATATATAAGCGTGGGAATGATGTGATCGAGATATACGTAGATGAATCAACTGATCAAACACAACTGCCGACATATACAGTTACTACACCTGCTTTAACGAGTTTTTCGGAAGGGTCGGCAAATGGAACACAACTGGTTAAGGGACGTAATGTGATTTCTGGTTCGCAAGTCGGTCTGATCCACATTCGAAATGAATCTGGTCAAACAGCGCAAGGAAAACTAAGTATTGAAATCAAAGGTGGGATAAAGATTCCTCGGTTTATTCTTGGTAAAACAACCCAGCAGGAATGGACAAAAATGATTGCCGATAATCCGACAGCAGTAGGCTATGAACTAGTCAGTGACCGTGTGTTAGTGACAGGATCGAATCGAACACTCCAGGATGCAAAGGATCCTGAGACGATTCTTAATGCACATGAGAAAGTCATTACATTCCATAATCAAACGTCTGGTTTAGATGGTAGTTCTGCTGTCCATCGAAAGCCAGTTGGTTTGTTCCAGCATTTGCGAGAAACCATTCAGTCTGGCTATTATATGTATGCTTTTTATCAACATACAGCTTATAACAGCACCTCAGATGCAATGAGAGCAGTACTGAATCCTACGACTATCGGACAATGGGGAATTTGGCATGAACTTGGTCATACGTATCAATTATCACGAATGAATTGGAAAGACTTGACGGAGGTCACAGTAAATATTTATTCTCTGCGCGCAGAAAAAGGACTGAGCGAGCGTAGTCGTCTAGAAAGAGATAATCGTTATCCAACTATTTTCAACTATTTGAATGGAACAGGACAGAAACAATTTGATGACCAGGATATCTGGACAAAATTAGGAATGTTCTGGCAATTGGAATTAGCATTTGGTGAAGATTTCTATCCTAATTTACATAAAATGTATCGAAATGAACAACGCGCCCTTCCTACGGAACAAGATAAACGTCAGTATTTTGTCGTTGCGGCTTCAAAAATCAGTGGTCAGAACTTACAACCTTTCTTTGAAAAATGGGGTATTCAAGTAACTGCTGAAAGTCGACTTGAAATGGAAAAACTACCAAGCTTGACTAAAAAAATCTGGGAGTATCGAGATGAGATGACAGGTGAAGTAGGAGATATCGATGGTGGTACGAACAATAATGACAAAGAAGCACCGACGATTCCATCAGATCTTGCGGCGAATGAGGTAACAAGTCATTCTGTCAAATTAACATGGAATCCATCATCAGACAACACAAAAGTCAAAGGGTATAATGTTTATCGGAACAACGTAAAAGTGGGAACAACGGATAAGCCAGAGTATTTAGATGAAAATTTAAAGAGTAACGAAGTATATGTGTATCAGGTGAGTGCTTATGATGAAGCAGGTAATGAATCAGCAAAAACGGGCTTCTTGACGGTTGTTACACGACAAGAAGAAAAAGATGACGAAGCACCAAGCATCCCTACAGGTTTGACACAAGGCACTGTTACTACAAATACCGCACAGATCACTTGGACTGCTGCGACAGATAATTTACGTGTGGCTGGCTACAATATCTATCGTGATGGGGTGAAAATCAATTCAGTAACAGGCTTGAATTTCACCGATACAAATCTAGCAAGCAATACTAGCTATACTTATCAAGTCAGTGCTTATGATGGAGCAGGTAATGAGTCAGGAAAAAGTCCGGCAGTGATAATCAAGACCAATGAGCAAAATGTTATTCAAGATACTTGGCGCAGTGACCAAATTTACACAGCAGGAGATTTAGTGATTTATAACGGCATCCAATACCGTGCTAAATGGTGGGTCAGAGGTGAACGTCCTGATACATCTCAGGCATGGGAGAAAGTAGATAAAACACAAACAGAAGAATGGAGAACAATCAAAGCATATTCTGGTGGTGACCGAGTCGTCTACAAAGGAAAGACCTATGAAGCAAAATGGTGGAATACCAATAGCAATCCCGAAACAAGCAGTGTCTGGGTATTGAAATAA
- a CDS encoding class II fructose-bisphosphate aldolase, with protein MPVVSGAEFLQAARKGGYAVGGFNTNNLEWTQAILEAAEAKKAPVLIQTSMGAAKYMGGYKVCKDMITNLVESMNITVPVAIHLDHGDYDAALECIEVGYTSVMFDGSHLPFEENLKLARDVVEKAHAKGISVECEVGSIGGEEDGIIGTGELADIEECKQMVATGIDYLACGIGNIHGQYPENWSGLAFDHLQAIADAVGSDVPLVLHGGSGIPQDQIEKAISMGISKVNVNTEFQLSFAAATREYIEAGKDREGKGFDPRKLLAPGKAAIVKDAESHIDWFGSANKA; from the coding sequence ATGCCAGTAGTATCAGGAGCTGAATTTTTACAAGCTGCTCGTAAAGGCGGTTATGCTGTCGGCGGGTTCAACACAAACAACTTAGAATGGACTCAAGCGATCTTAGAAGCAGCTGAAGCTAAAAAAGCACCAGTACTTATCCAAACTTCAATGGGTGCAGCTAAATACATGGGTGGTTACAAAGTATGTAAAGACATGATCACTAATTTAGTTGAATCAATGAACATCACTGTTCCAGTGGCAATCCATTTAGACCACGGTGACTACGATGCTGCATTAGAATGTATCGAAGTTGGCTATACTTCAGTTATGTTCGATGGTTCTCATTTACCATTCGAAGAAAACTTGAAATTAGCTAGAGACGTTGTTGAAAAAGCTCACGCTAAAGGAATCTCAGTTGAGTGTGAAGTTGGTTCAATCGGTGGAGAAGAAGATGGAATCATCGGAACAGGTGAATTAGCAGACATCGAAGAATGTAAACAAATGGTAGCAACAGGTATTGACTACTTAGCATGTGGTATTGGTAACATCCACGGTCAATATCCAGAAAACTGGAGCGGATTAGCATTTGATCACTTACAAGCAATTGCTGATGCTGTAGGTTCAGATGTACCTTTAGTATTACACGGCGGATCTGGTATTCCTCAAGATCAAATCGAAAAAGCTATCTCAATGGGTATTTCTAAAGTAAATGTGAACACTGAATTCCAATTATCATTTGCTGCAGCAACTCGTGAATATATCGAAGCTGGTAAAGACCGCGAAGGTAAAGGATTTGACCCTCGTAAATTATTAGCACCAGGTAAAGCAGCAATCGTTAAAGATGCTGAATCTCATATCGACTGGTTCGGTTCTGCTAACAAAGCATAA